A window of Pseudomonas guangdongensis contains these coding sequences:
- a CDS encoding 16S rRNA (uracil(1498)-N(3))-methyltransferase: protein MRLSRFFIDAPLSLGSHDLPEAQAHYIGRVLRHAAGDAVQLFDGSGQEFVGELLEVGKKNVRVELREQFAGLAESPLRIHLGQGLSRGERMDWAIQKATELGVAEITPIVSERCEVRLKDERADKRLAHWRQIAVSACEQCGRSVLPVIHPPLPLADWLAQTAADLRLVLHPVAEPLSGHARPTSLAFLIGPEGGLADAEVRQAQAAGYRAARLGPRVLRTETAPVVALAVAQQLWGDF, encoded by the coding sequence ATGCGCCTATCCCGCTTCTTCATCGACGCCCCCCTGTCCCTCGGTAGCCACGACCTGCCCGAGGCCCAGGCCCACTACATCGGCCGCGTGCTGCGCCATGCCGCCGGCGACGCGGTGCAGCTGTTCGACGGCAGCGGCCAGGAGTTCGTCGGCGAACTGCTCGAGGTGGGCAAGAAGAACGTGCGGGTGGAGCTGCGCGAGCAGTTCGCCGGTCTCGCCGAATCGCCGCTGCGCATCCACCTCGGCCAGGGCCTGTCGCGCGGCGAGCGCATGGACTGGGCGATCCAGAAGGCCACCGAGCTGGGCGTGGCGGAAATCACCCCGATCGTCAGCGAACGCTGCGAGGTACGCCTCAAGGACGAGCGCGCCGACAAGCGCCTGGCCCACTGGCGGCAGATCGCCGTCAGCGCCTGCGAGCAGTGCGGCCGCTCGGTGCTGCCGGTCATCCATCCGCCGCTGCCCCTCGCCGACTGGCTGGCGCAGACCGCCGCCGACCTGCGCCTGGTGCTGCACCCGGTCGCCGAGCCGCTGAGCGGCCATGCCAGGCCGACCTCGCTGGCCTTTCTGATCGGCCCGGAGGGCGGCCTGGCGGATGCGGAAGTACGGCAGGCCCAGGCGGCCGGCTATCGGGCGGCGCGCCTCGGCCCGCGGGTGCTGCGTACCGAGACCGCACCGGTGGTGGCGCTCGCCGTGGCGCAGCAGCTGTGGGGCGATTTCTGA
- a CDS encoding chemotaxis protein CheW — protein MSRPDVPAQPALNALLLPLLGRTLLLPSVALAELVNLLPVEPGGAAAPAWYLGAVRWRERRVPLLSFEAAATGGAPPALRRIAVLHALGGHGGLDFLALALQGLPRPCKVESDLAASGEVCAALELEAVTLAGESARIPDLPALERLLLDTGLWTEAAPPAFPADQRSLPRRGVGQAVDC, from the coding sequence GTGAGCCGCCCGGACGTCCCGGCGCAGCCGGCGCTCAACGCCCTGCTGTTGCCGTTGCTCGGGCGTACCCTGTTGCTGCCCAGCGTGGCGCTGGCCGAACTGGTCAATCTCCTGCCGGTCGAGCCGGGCGGGGCGGCGGCGCCTGCCTGGTATCTGGGCGCAGTTCGCTGGCGCGAGCGGAGGGTGCCGCTGCTGTCGTTCGAGGCGGCGGCGACGGGCGGCGCGCCGCCGGCGCTGCGGCGCATCGCGGTGCTGCACGCCCTCGGCGGGCACGGGGGGCTGGATTTCCTTGCCCTGGCGCTGCAGGGCCTGCCGCGGCCCTGCAAGGTCGAGTCCGACCTGGCGGCCAGCGGCGAAGTCTGCGCCGCGCTGGAGCTGGAGGCGGTGACGCTGGCCGGCGAGTCGGCGCGGATTCCCGACCTGCCGGCGCTGGAGCGGCTGCTGCTGGATACCGGGCTCTGGACGGAGGCCGCGCCGCCGGCGTTCCCAGCGGACCAGCGGAGCCTGCCGCGGCGCGGCGTCGGTCAGGCCGTCGACTGCTGA
- a CDS encoding cytochrome b: MQWRNSARRYGLVSILLHWGVALAVFALFGLGLWMVGLDYYSSWYRTAPDIHKGVGILLFAAMLLRLLWRAISPPPPALDSYSAATRRGAALAHGLLYAGLFVLMLSGYLISTADGRPIGVFGWFEVPALFSGLPGQEDIAGAVHYWLAWALIGLAALHGAAALKHHFIDRDATLKRMLGRDA, translated from the coding sequence ATGCAATGGCGCAATTCGGCCCGCCGCTACGGCCTGGTCAGCATCCTTCTGCACTGGGGCGTGGCCCTGGCGGTCTTCGCCCTGTTCGGGCTGGGGCTGTGGATGGTCGGCCTCGACTACTACAGCTCCTGGTACCGCACCGCCCCGGATATCCACAAGGGCGTCGGCATCCTGCTGTTCGCCGCCATGCTGCTGCGCCTGCTCTGGCGTGCGATCAGCCCGCCGCCGCCGGCCCTCGACAGCTACAGCGCGGCGACCCGCCGCGGCGCCGCGCTGGCTCACGGCCTGCTGTATGCCGGGCTGTTCGTCCTGATGCTCTCCGGCTACCTGATCTCCACCGCCGATGGCCGACCGATCGGCGTGTTCGGCTGGTTCGAGGTGCCGGCGCTGTTCAGCGGCTTGCCCGGCCAGGAAGACATCGCCGGCGCCGTGCACTACTGGCTGGCTTGGGCACTGATCGGCCTGGCCGCGCTGCATGGCGCCGCTGCCCTCAAGCACCATTTCATCGACCGCGACGCGACCCTCAAGCGCATGCTGGGCCGCGACGCCTGA
- a CDS encoding adenosylmethionine--8-amino-7-oxononanoate transaminase produces the protein MSHNQAWMERDLAVLWHPCTQMKDHEQLPLIPIRSGSGVWLEDFDGKRYLDAVGSWWVNVFGHANPRINARIRAQLDSLEHVMLAGFSHQPVIELSERLVALTPPGLSRVFYADNGSSGIEVALKMSFHYWRNAGRGGKQRFVTLTNSYHGETMAAMSVGDVALFTDTYKPLLLDTFKVPSPDCYLRPEGVSWEDHSRAMFAHMEHTLAEHHGEIAAVIVEPLIQGAGGMRMYHPVYLTLLREACDRYGVHLIADEIAVGFGRTGTLFACEQAGITPDFLILSKALTGGYLPMAAVLTTDDVYQAFYDDYATLKAFLHSHTYTGNPLACAAALATLDIFRDDAVIERNKGLAEHMGRACAHLADHPHVAEVRQTGMALAIEMVADKADKTPYPWQERRGLAVYQHALARGALLRPLGSVVYLLPPYVISPEQIDFLAEVASEGIDIATREAVSVSVAAGGPATFHDPG, from the coding sequence ATGAGCCACAACCAAGCCTGGATGGAGCGCGATCTCGCCGTGCTCTGGCACCCCTGCACGCAGATGAAGGATCACGAGCAGCTGCCGCTGATCCCGATCCGCTCCGGCTCCGGCGTATGGCTGGAGGACTTCGACGGCAAGCGCTACCTGGACGCGGTCGGTTCCTGGTGGGTCAACGTGTTCGGCCATGCCAATCCGCGCATCAACGCGCGCATCCGCGCCCAGCTCGACAGCCTCGAACACGTGATGCTCGCCGGCTTCAGCCATCAGCCGGTGATCGAGCTGTCCGAACGCCTGGTGGCGCTCACCCCGCCGGGCCTGTCCCGGGTGTTCTACGCCGACAACGGCTCCTCGGGCATCGAGGTGGCGCTGAAGATGAGCTTCCACTACTGGCGCAACGCCGGTCGCGGCGGCAAGCAGCGCTTCGTCACCCTGACCAACAGCTACCACGGCGAAACCATGGCGGCCATGTCGGTGGGCGACGTGGCGCTGTTCACCGACACCTACAAGCCGCTGCTGCTGGATACCTTCAAGGTCCCGAGCCCGGACTGCTACCTGCGCCCGGAAGGGGTGAGCTGGGAGGACCACTCGCGGGCGATGTTCGCCCACATGGAGCACACCCTCGCCGAGCATCACGGCGAGATCGCCGCGGTGATCGTCGAGCCGCTGATCCAGGGCGCCGGCGGCATGCGCATGTACCACCCGGTGTACCTGACCCTGCTGCGCGAGGCCTGCGACCGCTACGGCGTACACCTGATCGCCGACGAGATCGCCGTCGGCTTCGGCCGCACCGGCACACTGTTCGCCTGCGAACAGGCCGGCATCACGCCGGATTTCCTGATCCTCTCCAAGGCGCTGACCGGCGGCTACCTGCCGATGGCCGCGGTGCTGACCACCGACGACGTCTACCAAGCCTTCTACGACGACTACGCGACGCTCAAGGCCTTCCTCCACTCGCACACCTACACCGGCAACCCGCTGGCCTGCGCCGCCGCCCTGGCGACCCTGGACATCTTCCGCGACGACGCGGTGATCGAGCGCAACAAGGGGCTGGCCGAGCACATGGGCCGCGCCTGCGCCCACCTGGCCGACCATCCGCATGTCGCCGAGGTGCGCCAGACCGGCATGGCGCTGGCCATCGAGATGGTCGCCGACAAGGCCGACAAGACGCCCTATCCCTGGCAGGAGCGCCGCGGCCTGGCGGTCTATCAGCATGCCCTGGCGCGCGGTGCCCTGCTGCGCCCGCTGGGCAGCGTGGTCTACCTGCTGCCGCCCTACGTGATCAGCCCCGAGCAGATCGACTTCCTCGCCGAGGTGGCCAGCGAGGGCATCGACATCGCCACCCGCGAGGCGGTCAGCGTGAGCGTGGCGGCCGGCGGCCCGGCGACCTTCCACGATCCGGGCTGA
- a CDS encoding DEAD/DEAH box helicase: MSFTSLGLSEALARAVEAAGYTQPTPVQQRAIPAVLQGRDLMVAAQTGTGKTGGFALPVLELLFPGGHPDREHRHGAKQPRVLVLTPTRELAAQVHDSFKLYARDLPFKSACIFGGVGMNPQIQALAKGVDVLVACPGRLLDLTNQKAIDLSRVEILVLDEADRMLDMGFIHDVKKVLAKLPGKRQNLLFSATFSKDITDLAGKLLHNPERIEVTPPNTTVERIEQRIFRIGATQKRALLAHLVTVGAWEQVLVFTRTKHGANRLAEYLCKQGLPAAAIHGNKSQNARTKALADFKANEVRILVATDIAARGLDIDQLPHVVNYELPNVEEDYVHRIGRTGRAGRSGEAISLVAPDEDKLLKAIERLTKQRIPEGDMQGFDPSQVVDSGPADSDERPPRQGRSHGRKDLPQERKERPARQGTGRGEKSEKAAKTDKPASTDKGQARPPRGERPARGTAKPAGEAGEARQRRDGGGQGRNERRSSKPAAIQLAPGELPLPTRPDRDPEAFLDDEYDNFGNSVEYVSPYQGKKSGRGQGQGQSGAARRPAGSAPAAAKPRAPGAAKPAGKSGGKGPRRNPHSLMSDAPLREPGSARPPRDTQPLIVHKPSRTERLPTAEQLEELERRPRGEKPALLTRPSK; encoded by the coding sequence ATGTCCTTTACTTCCCTCGGTCTCTCCGAGGCCCTGGCTCGCGCCGTCGAGGCCGCCGGCTACACCCAGCCGACCCCGGTGCAGCAACGCGCCATTCCCGCCGTCCTGCAGGGCCGCGACCTGATGGTCGCCGCGCAGACCGGCACCGGCAAGACCGGCGGCTTCGCCCTGCCGGTGCTCGAACTGCTGTTCCCCGGCGGCCATCCCGACCGCGAGCACCGCCACGGCGCCAAGCAACCCCGCGTGCTGGTGCTGACGCCGACCCGCGAGCTGGCCGCCCAGGTCCACGACAGCTTCAAGCTGTATGCCCGCGACCTGCCGTTCAAGAGCGCCTGCATCTTCGGCGGCGTCGGCATGAACCCGCAGATCCAGGCGCTGGCCAAGGGCGTCGACGTGCTGGTCGCCTGCCCCGGCCGCCTGCTCGACCTGACCAACCAGAAGGCCATCGACCTGTCGCGGGTGGAAATCCTCGTCCTCGACGAAGCCGACCGCATGCTCGACATGGGCTTCATCCACGACGTGAAGAAGGTCCTCGCCAAGCTGCCGGGCAAGCGCCAGAACCTGCTGTTCTCGGCGACCTTCTCCAAGGACATCACCGATCTCGCCGGCAAGCTGCTGCACAACCCCGAACGCATCGAGGTGACTCCGCCGAACACCACGGTGGAGCGCATCGAGCAGCGCATCTTCCGCATCGGCGCCACCCAGAAGCGCGCCCTGCTCGCCCACCTGGTGACCGTCGGCGCCTGGGAGCAGGTGCTGGTGTTCACCCGTACCAAGCACGGCGCCAACCGCCTGGCCGAATACCTGTGCAAGCAGGGCCTGCCGGCCGCCGCGATCCACGGCAACAAGAGCCAGAACGCACGCACCAAGGCGCTGGCCGACTTCAAGGCCAACGAAGTGCGCATCCTGGTGGCCACCGACATCGCCGCCCGCGGCCTGGACATCGACCAGCTGCCCCACGTGGTCAACTACGAGCTGCCCAACGTCGAGGAGGACTACGTCCACCGCATCGGCCGTACCGGCCGGGCCGGGCGCAGCGGCGAGGCGATCTCGCTGGTCGCCCCGGACGAGGACAAGCTGCTCAAGGCCATCGAGCGGCTGACCAAGCAGCGCATCCCCGAAGGCGACATGCAGGGCTTCGACCCCAGCCAGGTGGTCGACAGCGGTCCGGCCGACAGCGACGAGCGTCCGCCGCGCCAGGGTCGCAGCCACGGCCGCAAGGACCTGCCGCAGGAGCGCAAGGAGCGTCCGGCACGCCAGGGCACCGGCCGCGGCGAGAAGAGCGAGAAAGCCGCCAAGACTGACAAGCCGGCCAGCACCGACAAGGGCCAGGCCCGTCCGCCGCGCGGCGAGCGCCCGGCCCGCGGCACCGCCAAGCCGGCCGGCGAGGCTGGCGAGGCGCGCCAGCGCCGTGACGGCGGCGGCCAAGGCCGCAACGAGCGCCGCAGCAGCAAGCCGGCGGCGATCCAGCTGGCCCCCGGCGAGCTGCCGCTGCCGACCCGCCCGGATCGCGATCCGGAAGCCTTCCTCGACGACGAATACGACAACTTCGGCAACAGCGTCGAGTACGTCAGCCCCTACCAGGGCAAGAAGTCGGGCCGTGGCCAGGGCCAAGGCCAAAGCGGCGCCGCTCGCCGCCCGGCCGGCAGCGCTCCCGCCGCCGCCAAGCCACGCGCACCCGGTGCGGCCAAGCCGGCCGGCAAGTCAGGCGGCAAGGGCCCGCGCCGCAACCCGCACAGCCTGATGAGCGATGCGCCGCTGCGCGAGCCGGGCAGCGCCCGCCCGCCGCGCGACACCCAGCCGCTGATCGTCCACAAGCCGTCGCGCACCGAGCGCCTGCCGACCGCCGAGCAGCTGGAAGAGCTCGAACGCCGTCCGCGCGGCGAGAAGCCGGCGCTGCTGACCCGTCCCAGCAAGTAA
- a CDS encoding GGDEF domain-containing protein yields the protein MRDSAPPLRGSVRVRLRRFSQLMGAVVALTIAALLACHLWLQRSAVALEEDLLPHWKMAQQLYSDARALSAQATRLPLALSEGELDTVRARVASQMQLLEEDLARLEAHTGLTGDSAALALSIAKLQDAIARASSAASQRVALGWGAALSLEVSHEVNALRRIERDLARLVDEQTVVLSSYASALATDSERLLDSQRSAFALQRWLQTLLILFAGLSIGLLLMAQSRLLERRLLRRIDQLRQTMASGSVDERLLHADGRDDELDAMQVELARLLNRLTEQNQALEQLAATDTLTRLANRRALHERLALEVMRQQRYAQPLSLLAIDIDHFKQVNDTWGHAAGDRVLQDLAQILCSGARQSDLVARYGGEEFIVVLPGSPREGAEAMAEHLRARVVAQRFSLPGGATVPVSISIGSATLAAGESADSLLARADAALYRAKHLGRNRVCLAPEPSAPEAAPPPEAPAAC from the coding sequence ATGCGCGACTCGGCACCCCCGCTGCGCGGCAGCGTCAGAGTACGCCTGCGGCGCTTCTCGCAACTGATGGGCGCCGTCGTCGCGCTGACCATCGCCGCCCTGCTGGCCTGTCACCTGTGGCTGCAGCGCAGCGCGGTGGCGCTGGAGGAAGACCTGCTGCCGCACTGGAAGATGGCCCAGCAGCTGTACAGCGACGCGCGCGCCCTCAGCGCCCAGGCGACGCGCCTGCCACTGGCGCTGAGCGAGGGCGAACTGGATACCGTGCGCGCCCGGGTGGCCAGCCAGATGCAGCTGCTGGAAGAGGATCTGGCCCGCCTGGAGGCGCACACCGGGCTCACCGGCGACAGTGCCGCCCTGGCCCTGAGCATCGCCAAGCTGCAGGACGCCATCGCCCGCGCCAGCAGCGCCGCCAGCCAGCGCGTCGCCCTCGGCTGGGGAGCGGCGCTGAGCCTGGAAGTCAGCCACGAGGTCAACGCCCTGCGCCGCATCGAGCGCGATCTGGCGCGTCTGGTCGACGAGCAGACGGTGGTGCTCAGCAGCTACGCCAGCGCCCTGGCCACCGACAGCGAGCGTCTGCTCGACAGCCAGCGCAGCGCCTTCGCCCTGCAGCGCTGGCTGCAGACCCTGCTGATCCTGTTCGCCGGCCTGAGCATTGGCCTGCTGCTGATGGCCCAGTCGCGCCTGCTCGAACGCCGCCTGCTGCGGCGCATCGACCAGTTGCGCCAGACCATGGCCAGCGGCAGCGTCGACGAGCGCCTGCTGCACGCCGACGGGCGCGACGACGAGCTGGATGCCATGCAGGTCGAGCTGGCGCGCCTGCTCAACCGCCTGACCGAGCAGAACCAGGCCCTCGAACAGCTGGCCGCCACCGACACCCTGACCCGCCTGGCCAACCGCCGCGCCCTGCACGAGCGGCTCGCCCTGGAGGTGATGCGCCAGCAGCGCTATGCCCAGCCGCTGTCGCTGCTGGCCATCGACATCGACCACTTCAAGCAGGTCAACGACACCTGGGGACACGCCGCCGGCGACCGCGTGCTGCAGGATCTGGCGCAGATCCTCTGCAGCGGCGCCCGCCAGTCCGACCTGGTGGCCCGCTATGGCGGCGAGGAGTTCATCGTGGTGCTACCCGGCAGCCCGCGCGAGGGCGCAGAGGCGATGGCCGAGCACCTGCGCGCACGGGTCGTCGCGCAGCGCTTCAGCCTGCCCGGCGGCGCGACGGTGCCGGTCAGCATCAGCATCGGCAGCGCCACCCTCGCCGCCGGGGAAAGCGCCGACAGCCTGCTGGCCCGCGCCGACGCGGCGCTGTACCGCGCCAAGCACCTGGGCCGCAACCGGGTCTGCCTGGCGCCGGAGCCGTCCGCGCCCGAGGCCGCGCCGCCGCCGGAGGCGCCCGCCGCCTGCTGA
- the metF gene encoding methylenetetrahydrofolate reductase [NAD(P)H], translating to MSQERRYSFEFFPTKTDAGHEKLLNVARQLAGYNPDFFSCTYGAGGSTRDRTLNTVLQLDGEVKVPTAPHLSCVGDSKAELRQLLNTYKDAGIRRIVALRGDLPSGMGMASGELRYANELVEFIRDETGAHFHIEVAAYPEVHPQARSFEDDLHNFVRKAQAGADSAITQYFFSADCYFYFVERARKLGVEIPIVPGIMPITNYSKLARFSDACGAEIPRWIRKQLEAYGDDLASIQAFGEQVVTEMCERLLDGGAPGLHFYTLNQAEPSLAIWNNLKLPR from the coding sequence ATGTCCCAGGAACGCCGCTACAGCTTCGAGTTCTTCCCGACCAAGACCGACGCCGGGCACGAAAAACTGCTCAACGTGGCCCGCCAGCTGGCCGGCTACAACCCCGATTTCTTCTCCTGCACCTACGGTGCCGGCGGCTCGACCCGTGACCGCACGCTGAATACCGTGCTGCAGCTCGACGGCGAAGTGAAGGTGCCGACCGCGCCGCACCTGTCCTGCGTCGGCGACAGCAAGGCCGAGCTGCGCCAGCTGCTCAATACCTACAAGGATGCCGGCATCCGCCGCATCGTCGCCCTGCGCGGCGACCTGCCCTCGGGCATGGGCATGGCCAGCGGCGAGCTGCGCTACGCCAACGAACTGGTCGAGTTCATCCGCGACGAGACCGGCGCGCACTTCCACATCGAGGTCGCCGCCTATCCGGAAGTCCACCCGCAGGCGCGCAGTTTCGAGGATGATCTGCACAATTTCGTGCGCAAGGCCCAGGCCGGCGCCGACAGCGCGATCACCCAGTACTTCTTCAGCGCCGACTGCTACTTCTACTTCGTCGAACGCGCGCGCAAACTGGGTGTCGAAATCCCGATCGTTCCGGGTATCATGCCGATCACCAACTACAGCAAGCTGGCGCGCTTCTCCGACGCCTGCGGCGCCGAGATCCCGCGCTGGATCCGCAAGCAGCTGGAAGCCTACGGCGACGATCTCGCCAGCATCCAGGCCTTCGGCGAACAGGTGGTGACCGAGATGTGCGAGCGACTGCTCGACGGCGGCGCCCCCGGCCTGCACTTCTACACCCTGAACCAGGCCGAACCGAGCCTGGCGATCTGGAACAACCTCAAGCTGCCCCGCTGA
- a CDS encoding YceI family protein: MLKKSLLALSLGTLLCGAQAMAADYKIDKEGQHAFVNFKISHLGYSWLYGTFKDFDGSFSFDAAKPEASAVKVELKTASVDSNHAERDKHLRSADFLNVAKHPTATFASTSVKSTGEGTADITGDLTLNGVTKPVVIAARFIGEGQDPWGGYRAGFEGSTRLKLKDFDIQKDLGPAAQEVELIISVEGVRQ; the protein is encoded by the coding sequence ATGCTGAAAAAATCCCTGCTGGCCCTGAGCCTCGGTACCCTGCTGTGTGGCGCCCAGGCCATGGCCGCCGACTACAAGATCGACAAGGAAGGCCAGCACGCCTTCGTCAACTTCAAGATCAGCCACCTCGGCTACAGCTGGCTGTACGGCACCTTCAAGGACTTCGACGGCAGCTTCAGCTTCGACGCCGCCAAGCCCGAGGCGAGCGCCGTCAAGGTCGAGCTGAAGACCGCCAGCGTCGACTCCAACCATGCCGAGCGCGACAAGCACCTGCGCAGCGCCGACTTCCTCAACGTCGCCAAGCACCCGACCGCCACCTTCGCCTCCACCAGCGTGAAGTCCACCGGCGAAGGCACGGCCGACATCACCGGCGATCTGACCCTGAACGGCGTGACCAAGCCGGTGGTGATTGCCGCCCGGTTCATCGGCGAGGGCCAGGATCCCTGGGGCGGCTACCGTGCCGGTTTCGAGGGCAGCACCAGGCTCAAGCTCAAGGACTTCGACATCCAGAAGGATCTCGGTCCGGCCGCCCAGGAAGTCGAGCTGATCATCTCCGTGGAAGGCGTGCGCCAGTAA
- a CDS encoding amino acid ABC transporter substrate-binding protein, translating to MRHRWGWRLVVAGVLLWPALAPAAVDVLERVRAHGAVRCAVDGTPGFGGVDASGRPVGFDVDFCRALAAAVLGDGEAVEIERINTANKFRALVRGEVDVAFGMATWTYGRDLGMGVRFVAPTFLDGQALMVWADSPLRSLQQARGLRVCVQDGTTTAANLADLSRSRGLELRAVLAESSEERLNRFIRRDCELVSGDHSELAALRATRISDPARWRMLDETLSREPLGPYVAAGDEHWFAVVRWVINATQIAELHGLNAASVDGLDSGASAEVLALAGHVPDAGAALGLDAQWARRVVVQVGNYADIFERNLGQGSALRLQRGYNRLWRDGGLFFPPPLR from the coding sequence ATGCGACATAGGTGGGGATGGCGGCTGGTCGTCGCCGGCGTGCTGCTGTGGCCGGCGCTGGCGCCGGCCGCGGTCGATGTGCTGGAGCGGGTGCGCGCGCACGGCGCGGTGCGCTGTGCGGTGGACGGCACGCCCGGCTTCGGCGGCGTCGACGCCAGTGGCCGGCCGGTGGGTTTCGATGTGGATTTCTGCCGGGCACTGGCCGCGGCGGTGCTGGGCGACGGCGAGGCGGTGGAAATCGAGCGGATCAATACCGCCAACAAGTTCCGGGCGCTGGTGCGCGGCGAGGTCGACGTCGCCTTCGGCATGGCCACCTGGACCTACGGGCGCGATCTGGGAATGGGCGTGCGCTTCGTCGCACCGACCTTTCTCGACGGCCAGGCGCTGATGGTCTGGGCCGACAGCCCGCTGCGCAGCCTGCAACAGGCGCGCGGCCTGCGGGTCTGCGTGCAGGACGGCACGACCACCGCGGCCAATCTCGCCGACCTGTCGCGCAGCCGGGGCCTTGAGCTGCGCGCGGTGCTTGCCGAGAGCTCCGAGGAACGCCTGAACCGCTTCATCCGCCGCGACTGCGAGCTGGTCAGCGGCGACCATTCGGAGCTGGCGGCGCTGCGTGCCACGCGCATCAGCGATCCGGCGCGCTGGCGCATGCTCGACGAGACGTTGTCGCGCGAGCCGCTCGGCCCCTATGTGGCGGCCGGCGACGAGCACTGGTTCGCGGTGGTGCGCTGGGTGATCAACGCCACCCAGATTGCCGAGCTGCATGGCCTGAACGCGGCCAGCGTCGACGGGCTGGACAGCGGTGCGAGCGCCGAGGTGCTGGCCCTGGCCGGGCACGTGCCGGACGCCGGGGCGGCGCTCGGGCTGGATGCGCAGTGGGCGCGGCGGGTCGTGGTGCAGGTCGGCAACTATGCCGACATCTTCGAGCGCAACCTGGGGCAGGGCAGTGCCCTGCGCCTGCAGCGCGGCTACAACCGGCTGTGGCGCGACGGCGGGCTGTTCTTCCCGCCGCCGCTGCGCTGA
- a CDS encoding chemotaxis protein CheB: protein MNESFSGRVAVIADTLTQRQALQQALLLNGYQVVLCAAPEQLDEQRLEACAADLWLVDLASPDEAPLVEHLLEQACVPLLFGEDQAPPPGSEQYLRWERRLLGKLKRLLGDPAAPVGPTLAGVGAQLPAAAVLPLPATLPAATGVPAQQVWLLAASLGGPPAVKAFLDALPAGLPLAFVYAQHIDAAFETQLPQAVGRHSQWTVGAPRDGDWLRCGEVVVAPVGCELGFAEDGRMRLTAGSWPEPYSPSIDQMMLNLAQRFAGRCGVIAFSGMGSDGSAAAAYLRRQGGQIWTQSAASCVCSGLPDSLREAGHSTRSGSPRELAEALVAQLAECAADALAGGVR, encoded by the coding sequence ATGAACGAGTCTTTCAGCGGCCGCGTCGCGGTCATCGCCGATACCCTGACGCAGCGCCAGGCGTTGCAGCAAGCCCTTCTGCTCAATGGCTACCAGGTGGTGCTCTGTGCGGCGCCGGAGCAGTTGGACGAGCAGCGCCTGGAGGCCTGCGCGGCCGACCTGTGGCTGGTCGACCTGGCCAGCCCCGACGAGGCGCCGCTGGTCGAGCACCTGCTCGAGCAGGCCTGCGTGCCCCTGCTGTTCGGCGAGGACCAGGCGCCGCCGCCCGGCAGCGAGCAGTACCTGCGCTGGGAGCGCCGCCTGCTCGGCAAGCTCAAGCGCCTGCTGGGCGATCCGGCCGCGCCGGTCGGCCCGACACTGGCCGGGGTCGGTGCGCAGTTGCCCGCCGCGGCGGTGCTGCCGCTGCCGGCGACGCTGCCGGCGGCCACGGGCGTGCCGGCGCAGCAGGTCTGGCTGCTGGCCGCCTCGCTGGGCGGGCCGCCGGCGGTCAAGGCCTTCCTCGATGCGTTGCCGGCCGGCTTGCCGCTGGCCTTCGTCTATGCCCAGCACATCGACGCGGCCTTCGAGACGCAGCTGCCGCAGGCCGTCGGCCGCCACAGCCAGTGGACGGTCGGCGCGCCGCGCGATGGCGACTGGCTGCGTTGCGGCGAGGTGGTGGTGGCGCCGGTCGGCTGCGAGCTGGGGTTTGCCGAGGACGGCCGCATGCGCCTGACGGCGGGCTCCTGGCCCGAACCCTACAGCCCCTCCATCGACCAGATGATGCTCAACCTGGCCCAGCGCTTTGCCGGTCGCTGCGGGGTGATCGCCTTCAGCGGCATGGGCAGCGACGGCAGCGCGGCGGCGGCCTATCTGCGCCGCCAGGGCGGGCAGATCTGGACCCAGTCCGCCGCCAGCTGCGTCTGTAGCGGCCTGCCGGACAGCCTGCGCGAGGCCGGTCACAGCACGCGCAGCGGCTCGCCGCGCGAGCTGGCCGAGGCCCTGGTGGCGCAGCTGGCCGAATGCGCGGCGGACGCGCTGGCCGGAGGTGTGCGGTGA